Proteins encoded within one genomic window of Empedobacter falsenii:
- a CDS encoding zinc-dependent metalloprotease, which produces MKTKFIILSLLMGGSSVFAQSNHWQELKNKNFQPTNLVERSTVPKEFTLFKLDVTSLLNDLNSIANKGNNNAQLVNIPNENGEITKYLVEEASIMAPKLQEKYNTIKSYVGKSVDGKATIRFSYSPYHGFSAMIQNGHDISYIDAYTEDLSTYISYSRKNVDDNINFSCHTDDVYQQKLINQITNDIPTNKTAIDGKMRKYRLALATTIEYSRYHVNRAGLSSGTYEEKLAAVISAINVAMTRVNGVYEKEFGVTMELVENNDKIIFITTDEYTNNSGSAMLKENQIVLDREIGVDNYDIGHVFSTGGGGVAYLQSPCSTIKAGGVTGLGAPINDPFYIDYVAHEMGHQFGAPHTFNNSCGGNRSGATAVEPGSGSTIMAYAGICPPNVQNNSDPYFSTVSVSNIYNFITSTNGSCSVNTDSGNNEPVIALDKLSYNIPHSTAFVLEATATDPDGDAITYNWEQTDTQIATQPPVSTNKNGPTFRSLNPTTVGYRYFPNLQSIVDGKLTLETNPAPMNWEVIPSVARTLKFSLLVRDNNPKGGQTDRKNVVLVTKDFGPFKVTSQATTDYWTQNYPATITWDVAGTDANGIDTQNVKILLSVDGGKTFDYVLAESVPNNGKYDFTVPTNVSLTKEARIMIKAIDNVFLAVNASNFEISDKLATSEINSKDLATISPNPSNGIINLDFTKSFTTGKITVTDLAGRTVYSNKLNSSKSQQVNLSSLSNGVYIVSIEAGNEQFTKKVIIKK; this is translated from the coding sequence ATGAAAACAAAATTTATTATCTTATCTCTTCTGATGGGAGGAAGTTCGGTTTTTGCGCAAAGTAATCATTGGCAAGAATTGAAAAATAAAAATTTTCAACCTACTAATTTAGTTGAAAGATCAACTGTTCCTAAAGAATTTACATTATTTAAATTAGATGTTACAAGTTTACTTAATGACTTAAATTCTATTGCCAACAAAGGGAATAATAATGCTCAGTTAGTAAACATTCCGAATGAAAATGGAGAAATAACAAAATATCTTGTTGAAGAAGCATCTATTATGGCGCCTAAATTACAAGAGAAATATAACACTATTAAATCTTATGTAGGGAAATCTGTTGATGGAAAAGCTACAATCCGTTTTAGCTATTCTCCATATCACGGTTTTAGTGCAATGATACAGAATGGTCACGATATTTCTTATATTGATGCTTATACGGAAGATTTGTCAACTTACATTTCTTATAGTAGAAAAAATGTTGATGATAATATTAATTTTTCTTGTCATACAGATGATGTATATCAACAGAAATTAATCAATCAAATCACAAATGATATACCTACGAATAAAACTGCTATTGATGGTAAAATGAGAAAATACCGTTTAGCTTTAGCGACAACTATAGAATACTCTAGATACCATGTAAATAGAGCAGGATTATCATCTGGTACATACGAAGAAAAACTAGCAGCTGTTATTTCAGCTATAAATGTAGCTATGACTCGTGTAAATGGTGTTTATGAAAAAGAGTTTGGTGTAACAATGGAACTAGTGGAAAATAATGATAAAATTATTTTTATTACAACAGATGAATACACCAACAATAGTGGAAGTGCTATGCTAAAAGAAAATCAAATTGTTTTAGACAGAGAAATAGGTGTAGATAATTATGATATTGGCCATGTTTTTTCTACTGGTGGTGGTGGAGTAGCTTACTTACAAAGCCCTTGTAGCACAATTAAAGCAGGAGGTGTAACTGGATTAGGAGCACCAATAAATGATCCTTTCTATATCGATTATGTAGCTCACGAAATGGGACATCAATTTGGAGCACCACATACTTTTAACAATTCTTGTGGAGGAAATCGCTCAGGCGCTACAGCTGTTGAACCTGGTAGTGGAAGTACCATTATGGCTTATGCTGGTATTTGTCCTCCTAATGTACAAAATAATAGTGACCCTTATTTTTCTACTGTAAGTGTTAGTAATATATATAATTTTATTACTTCTACAAATGGAAGTTGTTCAGTAAATACTGATTCAGGAAACAATGAGCCTGTTATTGCTCTAGATAAATTGTCATATAACATTCCTCACTCAACTGCTTTTGTTTTGGAAGCAACAGCTACTGATCCTGATGGAGATGCAATAACATACAACTGGGAACAAACAGATACACAAATAGCTACGCAACCTCCTGTATCTACTAATAAAAATGGACCAACATTTCGATCTCTTAATCCAACTACAGTAGGATACAGATACTTCCCTAATTTACAATCAATTGTTGATGGTAAATTAACTTTAGAGACAAATCCAGCTCCTATGAACTGGGAAGTTATTCCAAGCGTTGCTCGTACGCTAAAATTCTCTCTTTTAGTTAGAGATAACAATCCTAAAGGAGGTCAAACTGATCGTAAGAATGTTGTTCTTGTTACAAAAGATTTCGGACCATTCAAAGTGACTTCGCAAGCGACAACTGATTATTGGACACAAAATTATCCTGCTACAATTACTTGGGATGTTGCGGGAACGGATGCAAACGGAATTGATACACAAAACGTAAAAATCTTATTATCAGTTGATGGTGGAAAAACATTTGATTATGTTTTAGCTGAATCAGTTCCAAATAATGGAAAATATGATTTCACAGTTCCAACGAATGTTTCGTTAACAAAAGAAGCGCGCATTATGATTAAAGCAATTGATAATGTTTTCTTAGCGGTAAATGCTTCAAATTTTGAAATTTCTGATAAATTGGCAACTTCTGAGATCAATTCAAAAGATTTAGCGACAATTTCTCCAAATCCTTCAAATGGAATAATCAATTTAGATTTTACAAAATCATTTACAACAGGTAAAATTACGGTGACAGATTTAGCAGGAAGAACAGTTTACTCAAACAAATTGAATTCTTCTAAATCTCAACAAGTTAATTTATCTAGTTTATCAAATGGAGTTTACATTGTTTCGATTGAAGCTGGCAACGAACAATTCACGAAAAAAGTGATTATTAAAAAATAA
- a CDS encoding co-chaperone GroES: MSQLNIKPLADRVVIEPAPAETKTASGIIIPDSAKEKPQEGIVVAVGNGKKDEPMTVTVGDKVLYGKYSGTELKLEGKDYLIMREADILAII, from the coding sequence ATGTCACAATTAAACATTAAACCATTAGCAGATAGAGTGGTTATTGAGCCTGCTCCAGCAGAAACTAAAACAGCTTCAGGAATTATTATCCCAGATTCAGCAAAAGAGAAACCACAAGAAGGAATTGTTGTTGCAGTTGGTAATGGAAAAAAAGATGAACCAATGACTGTTACAGTTGGTGATAAAGTTCTTTACGGTAAATATTCAGGAACTGAATTAAAATTAGAAGGTAAAGATTACTTAATCATGCGTGAAGCTGATATTTTGGCAATCATCTAA